The Spirochaetota bacterium sequence ATTTGCATGCAGATTTCACCGCACGCGGGTGCTGTTGTAGCACTGGTGACGCGCGATGTCTTGACCCCTTTCCAAACCACGGGAGGCAGGATAGTTTCCCATCCGGCCTTTCGCCCCTGAATTCATGATTAAGGGAACCGAAGAATAAAGGGGTCGAGGTACTTACCGATGCTGGCAACCGTGTTAAATTTTGTCAAATATTATTTGAACATATCAGAAATGAGTGTTTACTTGAAAAATCCCGGTGCAGCGGCTCCCGTTCCGGGAACGCGCACCGTACGGGAGAGGGGCAAATTTATCGGTGCATTCCGCGCTCATGAACAGCCAAATTTTTGGTTTTTATGTTGCCCTCCGCTAGTCTTGTCTCACAATTCGATTGGAGTATATGATCCGAAAAGAGCTTACCATAACGGGCATTGTGCAGGGGGTCGGATTCAGGCCGTTTATCTACCGGCTTGCGCACGAACATGGAATACAAGGGAGCGTGCGCAATGACACACGCGGTGTGGTCATCGCTGCGGAGGGTGAACCGGGGGATATAGAAGCTTTTATTAAGGATATTCGCGAACAGGCGCCTCCCCTCTCGTTTATAGAAACGATATCGATTTCAGACGCCGCGCCGCGCGGGGCCGGCGGTTTTTTAATTGAAGCAAGCACGGCAGCCACGGAGCGTTCAGCCTTTATCGCGCCCGACACCATGGTCTGCGCCGACTGTATGCGGGAATTTTCCGACCCCCATGACCGCAGGCATCACTATCCCTTCATCACCTGTACCAACTGCGGTCCCCGTTTCAGTATTATCGCCGATATACCCTACGATCGGGGAAACACCTCGATGTCCCCGTTTACCATGTGCGCGGAATGCGCGAAGGAATACGCGGACCCGGCCGACCGGAGATTCCACACCCAGCCTGACGCGTGCCCCCGCTGCGGTCCTTCGCTCAAACTGATGAACCGAAAAGGGGAAGTTCTTGCCGCGGATACGGAATCGGTCGCCCGGGAGACGCTCGCGGCGCTGGAACATGGGGCGATCGTCGCGATCAAGGGCGTGGGCGGATACCTTCTCGCGTGCGATGCCGGGAACGATGACGCGGTGGGCCTGCTGCGCGCGCGAAAAGGCAGGCCCTTCAAGCCGTTCGCGCTCATGGCGGGCAGCATCGATTCTATTGAGTCATTTTTATACGTCTCTCCCGCGGAGCGCGCGCTTCTCCTTTCGAAGGAAAGGCCCATAGTCGTGCTCAAGACGAGGGAGCCCCGCGTGAGTGGCCTGGTCGCGCCGGGGTTGAGCGATATCGGGATCATGCTTCCGTATGCGCCCTTCCAGCACCTGCTTTTTGAGTACAATCCGGGCATGGTTCTCGTAATGACGAGCGGCAATGTCAGCGACGAACCGATCGTGTTCAGGGAAGACGATGCGCGGGAAAGGCTTGGACACATAGCTGACCTGTTTGTCAGCTATAATCGCGATATCGTCGAATTCAGCGACGACAGCGTGCTGTTCGTCCAGGACGAAATCCCGTATTTCATCAGGCGGTCGCGCGGCTACGTGCCGGTACCGTTCAGGGCGGCGGAATCGAAAAAGAGCATGCTCGCGACCGGCGGGGATTTGAAGAACAGCTTCGCGATCGCGCGGGGCGGCGTTGTCGTACTTTCGCAATTCGTGGGGGACCTGGCGACGCTCGCGGGCAACGAACTGTACCGCTCGACGATAGCCCACCTGAGCCGCGTATACGCGTTCTCCCCGGACGTGGTGGTATCGGACCTCCACCCCGGTTATTTTACGTCGCAGTTCGCGGATTCGCTGGAAGAAAAAGGGATTCCCCGGCTGAAAACACAGCACCATCACGCGCATATTGCTTCCGTCCTCGAGGATTCGGGGTCCGATACACCGGTTATCGGAATCGCGTTCGACGGCACGGGATACGGTACCGACGGCAGGCTCTGGGGAAGCGAATTCATGATCGCCGACAAAGGCACGTTCACGCGCATGGCGCATTTTTCGTATTTTCCGCTGCCGGGCGGAGAATCCGCGATACGGGACGTGTGGAAGATCGGCGTCGCCCTCGAATACGGGGCGCGGGGAAGGGAATGGACCCTCGGGAAACGCGGCGCGCGTGCGGAAATGGTGATCGAGATCATCGACAAAAATATAAACTCACCGCTGGCGTGCAGCATCGGGAGGCTTTTTGACGGCATGGCGTCGATGCTCGGGATAGCGGACCGGATAAGCACGGAGGCGGAGGCGGCCCAGCTCATCGAAGAAGCGGCGCTTCGCGGATCGAGGTCCGGAGGCGATGACGGTTACACGGTTCCCATCGCCGAGGGGGAGGTCATGGAGCTCTCCACGGATGAACTCGTGCGATATTGCGCTACACTTCTGGGACGGGGGATGCATGTCGACGAGATCGCGTACAGGTTTCATGCCGCGATAGTGCGCTCCTCCCTTGCCATCGCCGGGCGGCTTCGCGAGAGGACGGGAATATCGACGGCCGCGCTTTCGGGGGGCGCGTTCCAGAACAGGCTCCTCCTCGGGATGACGATGCGGGGGCTTCGAAAAAATAAATTTGACATTCTCGTCCCGCGAAAAATACCCTTCAACGACGGTTGCCTGGCACTGGGCCAGATAGCGATCGCCAGGGAGTCAATCAGGTGACGCATGTGAAAAGCTTGAAAGAAATGGCCGATAATTTTTCCGCCCGCGTGCTGACGCGCGACGTGCGCATCATGGAGGTGTGCGGAACCCATACGACGGAATTTTTCCGCACGGGAGTGAAAGATATTTTTCCCGAACGGCTTTATCTGGTCGACGGACCGGGCTGTCCCGTGTGCGTGACGCAGAACGAATACCTTGACCGCGCCATCGAGATCGGCAAGGTGCACGGGGTGGTGATCGCCACGTTCGGCGACATGATCAAGGTCCCGTCTTCATACAGCTCCCTTGGCAGGGAAAAGGCCGAGGGGATGAGGGTCGAAGTGGTGTACTCGCCCGTCGACGCGGTCGATATCGCGGCGGAGAATCCCGGGATCCAGGTCATGTTTCTAAGTGTGGGCTTCGAGACCACGGCGCCCGCCGAGGCGATTGCCGTACAAAATGCGAAAGAGCGCGGTGTCGCCAATTTTTCGATATTGTGCGGGAACAAGGTTACGGTCCCCGCGGTGCGCGCGCTCCTGGACGCGAAGGAAGTGAATATCGACGGATTCATCCTTCCCGGGCACGTGAGCGCGATCATCGGCGTAAACGCCTGGCGTTTCATCGCCGATGAATATGGGAAGCCCTGCGTGGTCGTGGGATTCGAGAACCACGACCTCGTGAAGGGAACCCAGATGCTTCTCGACCTCATCGAGTCGGGAGAGCCGGCGATATTGAACGAATATACCAGGGTGGTGCGCGACCAGGGAAACCTCAAGGCGCAGGAAATCATGCGTGACGTATTCCGCGTCGTGGATACGGAATGGCGCGGGATCGGGACCATACCCGGCAGCGGGCTTGTGTTAAAAGACGAGTTCGCGGAATTCGACGCCCTTAAAAAG is a genomic window containing:
- the hypD gene encoding hydrogenase formation protein HypD translates to MKSLKEMADNFSARVLTRDVRIMEVCGTHTTEFFRTGVKDIFPERLYLVDGPGCPVCVTQNEYLDRAIEIGKVHGVVIATFGDMIKVPSSYSSLGREKAEGMRVEVVYSPVDAVDIAAENPGIQVMFLSVGFETTAPAEAIAVQNAKERGVANFSILCGNKVTVPAVRALLDAKEVNIDGFILPGHVSAIIGVNAWRFIADEYGKPCVVVGFENHDLVKGTQMLLDLIESGEPAILNEYTRVVRDQGNLKAQEIMRDVFRVVDTEWRGIGTIPGSGLVLKDEFAEFDALKKFPVTPPPPREHPGCRCGDLLRGLIIPTDCPLFGKACTPERAVGPCMVSTEGPCSAYYKYGRK
- the hypF gene encoding carbamoyltransferase HypF; the protein is MIRKELTITGIVQGVGFRPFIYRLAHEHGIQGSVRNDTRGVVIAAEGEPGDIEAFIKDIREQAPPLSFIETISISDAAPRGAGGFLIEASTAATERSAFIAPDTMVCADCMREFSDPHDRRHHYPFITCTNCGPRFSIIADIPYDRGNTSMSPFTMCAECAKEYADPADRRFHTQPDACPRCGPSLKLMNRKGEVLAADTESVARETLAALEHGAIVAIKGVGGYLLACDAGNDDAVGLLRARKGRPFKPFALMAGSIDSIESFLYVSPAERALLLSKERPIVVLKTREPRVSGLVAPGLSDIGIMLPYAPFQHLLFEYNPGMVLVMTSGNVSDEPIVFREDDARERLGHIADLFVSYNRDIVEFSDDSVLFVQDEIPYFIRRSRGYVPVPFRAAESKKSMLATGGDLKNSFAIARGGVVVLSQFVGDLATLAGNELYRSTIAHLSRVYAFSPDVVVSDLHPGYFTSQFADSLEEKGIPRLKTQHHHAHIASVLEDSGSDTPVIGIAFDGTGYGTDGRLWGSEFMIADKGTFTRMAHFSYFPLPGGESAIRDVWKIGVALEYGARGREWTLGKRGARAEMVIEIIDKNINSPLACSIGRLFDGMASMLGIADRISTEAEAAQLIEEAALRGSRSGGDDGYTVPIAEGEVMELSTDELVRYCATLLGRGMHVDEIAYRFHAAIVRSSLAIAGRLRERTGISTAALSGGAFQNRLLLGMTMRGLRKNKFDILVPRKIPFNDGCLALGQIAIARESIR